GTTTAAACAACACTGTTTTGATTTGTGATCAGGTTGACGCAGTTCTAAATGACATTCTAAAGAAGAACGGCTTGCAGGTGACGTACGAGCCGCAGATAACCCCAGAAGACCTGGCAAAAAAGATAGGTGACTATGAGGTGGTAATAGTCCGAAGCAGGACCACCATAACAAAGGAACTAATCGAAAAGGCCTCAAAGTGCAAGATACTTGCGCGGGTCGGAGTGGGGCTTGATAATATAGACACAGATGCTGCAAAGTCCAAGAATATTCGGGTGATTAACGCAGTGGAGGGCGCAATGAATGCAGTAGCAGAGCTGGTAATAGGCCTGATGCTGTCTATGGCCAGAGACATTCCTCGCGCAGACAGAGAGTTGCGCGACGGCAAGTGGATAAAAAAGGAATTGATGGGCACAGAGCTTGCAGGAAAGTACCTTGGAATTGTGGGCCTTGGCAACATAGGAAAGAGGCTTGCGCGGCTTGCAAGGGCACTGAACATGAATGTAATAGGATTTGACGTGGTTCCAATTGATCCAGAGTTTGCAAAAGAGGTGGGCCTGATGAAGGCGGACTTGGACACCTTACTGCAGAGTGCGGACTATGTGTCACTGCACGTGCCGCTGCTTGACAGCACCAAGAATCTAATCAATGCGGAGAGAATGTCAAAGATGAAAAAGACTGCAAGGATAATCAACACATCTCGCGGCGGAACTGTGGACGAGGTGGCGTTGTACAATGCGTTACAGTCCGGCAATCTTGGCGGCGCAGCACTTGACGTGTTTGAGAAAGAGCCAGCAATTGGCAACAAACTGATCAGTCTGCCGAACTTTATTGCGACGCCGCACATC
The Candidatus Nitrosotenuis cloacae DNA segment above includes these coding regions:
- a CDS encoding D-2-hydroxyacid dehydrogenase — protein: MSLNNTVLICDQVDAVLNDILKKNGLQVTYEPQITPEDLAKKIGDYEVVIVRSRTTITKELIEKASKCKILARVGVGLDNIDTDAAKSKNIRVINAVEGAMNAVAELVIGLMLSMARDIPRADRELRDGKWIKKELMGTELAGKYLGIVGLGNIGKRLARLARALNMNVIGFDVVPIDPEFAKEVGLMKADLDTLLQSADYVSLHVPLLDSTKNLINAERMSKMKKTARIINTSRGGTVDEVALYNALQSGNLGGAALDVFEKEPAIGNKLISLPNFIATPHIGAQTKEAQSLAANVIAEKVIQILRGVI